From one Luteipulveratus mongoliensis genomic stretch:
- a CDS encoding LysM peptidoglycan-binding domain-containing protein has product MAPNTTGYQPRRGADHLPRTADSEKRSVPKGLLALAGLLVLLVGVPVGLVMLVGNPLPTSAPDRSWLTADVTADTVIKVLAVLVWIVWAHFVVCTIAEWRAVRAGRVPGAMPFGGGAQLVARRLVATVLLLSGTASIAQTFTANSAPSSLAPTTVATATAQSGLTLPADLALKQSSQTMDAGFEGDYTQATSPAPATKYYTVEPPGGRHHDTLWDIADRHLGDPLRYKEIFALNEHKVQPDGRRVVDANLIHSGWELVMPADATGPGIRTVEAAPVTPEAATVSSGNVVAPDQAPTATQTPALVQAFRDSAAQDGHVEQDGSLGIGDFAGGAGLVLAGIALALASRRGPYAAPDEGEGQLRLAANTRRAEFLDGALRLLAEQRFAVGLPMPDVSAAYVDDNQLILHVVGDALAPEAPWAAAVDGKSWMVSRGDLGAATSSAPAPYPALVAIARTHGYDLLVDLEYAAGMVSVSGDDEVAREVVMSCVADLATHLWSDTVEVTLVGFAEDLGDLTQGRIRTTDRVDEALADVESRLGKTHQLLGRLGVDGVLAGRARTRHADLGPHVLVLSAAPTAEQAVRIRDLQRAARSVLTVLVLGDTPAARWRFVVTHEGAIDLGVLGVSGQAVRWTRTATDRVSELLRRAGEESERTAKAVATGTGRGVLEQRPDERAAYASRGLAMKDAAVRVRLLGPVEVTAPGAVPAHRALLTELVVMAALHPQGLHHSVLSSSLWPRGVDDTVIDQVLAEAQAWLGRGPQGERLQLGDDGLWHLSTDVYVDHAALVRELERPDSEPGVLALVSGEVYSGAPAGRYTWLAFHRGARDARAAITVSARNHAFALVRSGRSTEAVAALERGLLGVPTAQVLWRELLKLVGDDGHSVLVERVRAMHLALRGQSLEAETDSLVRHLLPDVPDDELTALA; this is encoded by the coding sequence ATGGCACCGAACACCACGGGCTATCAGCCGCGGCGCGGCGCTGACCATCTCCCACGCACCGCGGACAGCGAGAAGCGCAGCGTGCCCAAGGGTTTGCTGGCGCTGGCAGGACTCCTTGTCCTGCTCGTCGGAGTGCCAGTCGGGCTGGTCATGCTCGTCGGCAACCCATTGCCGACCTCGGCACCGGACCGGTCCTGGCTGACCGCGGACGTGACTGCCGACACGGTCATCAAGGTGTTGGCCGTGCTCGTCTGGATCGTGTGGGCGCACTTCGTGGTGTGCACGATCGCCGAGTGGCGTGCCGTACGCGCGGGCCGAGTCCCCGGGGCGATGCCGTTCGGTGGTGGCGCACAGCTCGTCGCGCGTCGCCTCGTTGCCACGGTGCTGCTCTTGTCGGGCACGGCATCGATTGCCCAGACCTTCACCGCCAACAGCGCGCCGTCGTCATTGGCGCCCACGACAGTCGCCACCGCGACCGCACAGTCGGGATTGACCCTCCCGGCCGATCTCGCGCTGAAGCAGTCCAGCCAGACCATGGACGCCGGCTTCGAGGGTGACTACACGCAGGCGACGTCGCCCGCGCCGGCGACCAAGTACTACACGGTCGAGCCTCCGGGCGGACGTCACCACGACACCCTGTGGGACATCGCGGACCGCCATCTCGGAGATCCGTTGCGGTACAAGGAGATCTTCGCTCTCAACGAGCACAAGGTTCAGCCCGACGGACGCCGCGTCGTGGATGCCAACCTGATCCATTCCGGCTGGGAGCTGGTGATGCCAGCCGATGCGACCGGACCCGGTATCCGCACAGTCGAGGCGGCGCCGGTCACTCCGGAGGCGGCAACGGTGAGCAGCGGCAACGTTGTTGCACCGGATCAGGCTCCGACTGCGACACAGACACCCGCACTCGTGCAGGCGTTCCGTGACAGTGCGGCGCAGGACGGTCACGTCGAGCAGGACGGCTCGCTGGGAATCGGCGACTTCGCGGGAGGTGCTGGTTTGGTTCTGGCCGGGATCGCACTCGCGCTTGCCTCTCGTCGCGGCCCGTATGCCGCACCTGACGAAGGTGAGGGTCAGCTCCGACTCGCGGCCAACACCCGACGTGCCGAGTTCTTGGACGGAGCGCTCCGCCTGCTCGCCGAGCAGCGGTTCGCAGTGGGTCTCCCGATGCCGGACGTCTCGGCGGCCTACGTCGATGACAACCAGTTGATCCTCCATGTCGTAGGCGATGCGTTGGCGCCGGAGGCACCGTGGGCCGCTGCTGTTGACGGCAAGTCCTGGATGGTCAGCCGTGGCGATCTCGGAGCTGCGACCTCGTCGGCGCCCGCGCCCTATCCGGCTCTGGTCGCGATCGCTCGCACCCACGGCTACGACCTGCTGGTCGACCTCGAGTACGCCGCCGGCATGGTCAGCGTGAGCGGCGACGACGAGGTCGCTCGCGAAGTCGTCATGTCGTGCGTCGCGGATCTCGCAACTCACCTGTGGTCGGACACTGTCGAGGTCACTCTGGTCGGCTTTGCCGAGGACCTCGGAGACCTGACCCAGGGACGGATCCGGACCACCGACCGCGTGGACGAGGCGTTGGCAGATGTGGAGAGTCGGCTGGGCAAGACCCATCAGCTCCTCGGCCGTCTCGGCGTGGACGGCGTGCTGGCCGGCCGCGCTCGGACGCGCCACGCGGATCTTGGGCCACACGTCCTCGTGCTCTCGGCCGCGCCGACGGCCGAGCAAGCCGTTCGCATTCGAGACCTGCAGCGCGCCGCTCGAAGCGTGCTGACTGTTCTCGTCCTGGGTGACACACCGGCCGCGCGGTGGCGATTCGTGGTCACCCACGAAGGCGCCATCGACCTCGGAGTCCTCGGGGTGTCCGGGCAGGCCGTGCGGTGGACGCGTACGGCTACCGACCGGGTCAGTGAGCTGCTGCGCCGCGCCGGGGAGGAGTCCGAGCGGACTGCCAAGGCCGTGGCAACAGGCACGGGACGCGGTGTCCTGGAGCAACGACCCGACGAACGTGCCGCCTACGCGAGCCGCGGCCTCGCCATGAAGGACGCCGCCGTGCGGGTCCGTCTGCTCGGTCCGGTCGAGGTCACCGCCCCCGGAGCCGTGCCCGCACACCGCGCGTTGCTCACAGAGCTTGTCGTCATGGCGGCCCTGCACCCGCAGGGCCTGCACCATTCGGTGCTGTCCTCGAGCCTCTGGCCCCGCGGCGTGGACGACACAGTGATCGATCAGGTGCTGGCCGAGGCACAAGCCTGGCTCGGCCGCGGGCCCCAGGGTGAGCGCTTGCAGCTGGGCGACGACGGTCTCTGGCACCTGTCGACCGATGTCTACGTCGATCACGCAGCGTTGGTACGCGAGCTCGAACGTCCGGACAGTGAGCCTGGCGTACTCGCCCTCGTCAGCGGCGAGGTCTACTCGGGTGCACCGGCTGGTCGCTACACCTGGTTGGCCTTCCACCGCGGCGCTCGTGATGCGCGCGCGGCGATCACCGTCAGCGCTCGCAATCACGCTTTCGCCCTCGTACGCAGTGGGCGGAGCACTGAGGCGGTGGCCGCCCTCGAGCGTGGTCTACTCGGCGTACCCACGGCCCAGGTGCTGTGGCGGGAGCTGCTCAAGCTCGTCGGAGACGATGGCCATTCTGTGCTGGTCGAGCGCGTCCGCGCCATGCACCTCGCCCTCCGCGGTCAGAGCCTCGAGGCCGAGACCGACAGCCTCGTCCGCCACCTGTTGCCGGACGTACCTGACGATGAGCTCACCGCCCTTGCCTGA
- a CDS encoding TadE family protein encodes MPPRSRERGSTALELAIIAPVLILLIFVTIQAALFFYGRSVALSAAREGVSQLRLAQDPGAYQAMRGQVMVSTERYASQVGGQALRQPSASSTYDDGAGKVHVKVKGKVISLVPWDWSISQEASGTVERFRTP; translated from the coding sequence ATGCCGCCCCGGTCACGTGAGCGAGGCTCGACCGCGCTGGAGCTGGCGATCATTGCTCCTGTCCTGATCCTCCTGATCTTCGTCACTATTCAGGCTGCGCTGTTCTTCTATGGCCGCTCCGTGGCCCTGTCGGCGGCACGCGAAGGTGTCTCCCAGCTGAGGCTCGCGCAGGATCCGGGCGCGTACCAAGCGATGCGTGGACAGGTGATGGTCTCCACGGAGCGTTACGCCAGCCAGGTCGGCGGCCAGGCCTTGCGACAGCCCTCGGCGAGCTCGACGTACGACGACGGTGCAGGCAAGGTGCACGTCAAGGTGAAGGGCAAGGTGATCTCCCTGGTGCCCTGGGACTGGTCGATCTCGCAAGAGGCGTCCGGCACGGTCGAGCGGTTCAGAACGCCATGA
- a CDS encoding pilus assembly protein TadG-related protein has product MARWLSGGVEDGERGSIAPAIPIIAMVLLLLGGLVIDASRQLNERGEAVAFAEEAARAGAQGVDLKKDKLGLDAPMARQRVADYCRTVLARGSVSSCTLIGIETVSGNDPRPLVVHTKVTMRIPATLLGIVGVQHLSATGEGRARPYEGLDRSDAH; this is encoded by the coding sequence ATGGCGAGGTGGTTGAGCGGCGGCGTTGAGGACGGGGAGCGGGGCTCGATCGCGCCGGCCATCCCGATCATCGCGATGGTTCTCCTGCTGCTCGGCGGGCTGGTCATCGACGCGTCGCGCCAGCTCAACGAACGCGGGGAAGCCGTCGCCTTCGCCGAGGAGGCAGCCCGGGCCGGCGCTCAGGGTGTCGACCTCAAGAAGGACAAGCTCGGCCTCGACGCACCGATGGCACGTCAGCGAGTCGCTGACTACTGCAGGACGGTCCTGGCGCGAGGCTCCGTCAGCTCCTGCACGCTGATCGGCATCGAGACGGTGAGTGGCAACGACCCTCGGCCGCTCGTCGTCCACACCAAGGTGACCATGCGCATCCCGGCCACTTTGCTCGGCATTGTGGGAGTCCAGCACCTGAGCGCGACCGGCGAGGGCCGGGCGAGACCGTACGAGGGGCTCGACCGTTCCGATGCACACTGA
- a CDS encoding TadE/TadG family type IV pilus assembly protein, which yields MTVRAATDSRGDRGSIALEFVFFAGVVFALLGLIVAYGRVGQVNGSLESGTRDAARMATVSRSYDEALAAARRAVADSVTVPGCRDSLQVTVSRPFEPGAAITVSASCQYSLADAGMFFSGVTVHPTSSFTSSMDPNRGIS from the coding sequence ATGACCGTCCGCGCTGCCACTGATTCGAGGGGCGACCGGGGGTCGATCGCACTCGAGTTCGTCTTCTTCGCCGGTGTCGTCTTCGCCCTGCTCGGTCTGATCGTCGCGTACGGCCGGGTCGGCCAGGTGAACGGCTCACTGGAGTCCGGCACCCGGGACGCGGCACGGATGGCGACGGTCTCCCGCTCGTACGACGAGGCGCTCGCCGCCGCGCGCCGCGCTGTGGCTGACTCGGTCACCGTCCCGGGCTGTCGGGACAGTCTTCAGGTCACCGTCTCGCGGCCGTTCGAGCCGGGCGCGGCCATCACGGTGTCCGCGAGCTGCCAGTACTCGCTGGCCGACGCGGGCATGTTCTTCAGCGGCGTCACGGTTCACCCGACCTCGAGCTTCACCTCATCCATGGACCCCAACCGGGGGATCAGCTGA
- a CDS encoding FtsK/SpoIIIE domain-containing protein: MRMLVTVVVEGQPHDVAVDVEQDGVVADLQTALAAQFPAVVAGTRPSLTLVRESSPATAPTGPPPDLYLGHELLDPAAPLQESAVRHGAIIGLREPIGNPLHEPDGLVEIRVTGGADSGQVVRWDPGQYTVGSDPASDLVLDDPSLPAAAAVVTVSADARVQVEAVSGLSDSLRRTPQRFRPLRGPVVLHDENMPAPVVRRRRWWHRRGAHASAGRVLPEGTQTVDPNEPAPLIHLERRPLRGLTTWHPDETLSVGSRLLHLAHRTAPDASLSPSPSGATLDFNRPPRLLPPDRRTHFTLPPEPQRSEKVPFPLLMMLIPVAMGGGMYMMTKSPYSLLIIALSPLMALGGYSTQRRMNKTRYATDMKTWTERMKKIQSQALDGLVEERTARRRDFADPGEVLMMATGPRARLWERRPTDPDWLAARLGTADQVSDVQVKDPELEEHEGSVEWTAPDVPVTVGLRDAGVTGIAGPRAERMALARWVVAQTAVLHSPTQLSMVMLTTRDAEDEWSWVRWMPHLRSDPGDSELAHIGTDDQTWARRIGELSQLMAARAAAAKGGGFSQQSAGGLGPPVLVVLDGSRALRLIPGMITLLQEGPRLGILFLCLDDDARLLPEECQAVVNLGQAEDGPVATVTQTGKPAVEEVRLDLVTAGWAERVARSLAPVRDVTDGDESSTLPGSSRLLDVLGIGAPDPEVVLQRWQQVGRTTEAVIGEAAEGPFAIDIRTDGPHGLVAGTTGSGKSELLQTIIASLAVYNRPDEMNFVLVDYKGGAAFKDCNRLPHTVGMVTDLDGHLTTRALESLGAELRRREHQLAGADAKDIEDYLATKGPDDEPMPRLLIVIDEFAALVAELPDFVTGLVDIARRGRSLGVHLILATQRPAGVVSAEIKSNTNLRIALRVTDPTDSDDVLESPVAAQIMKSTPGRAYARLGHSSLTPFQSARVGGRPRGADTKAGIALRRMAFGELGTPVDGQVIEAEEDATVPSDLASLVVAMRQASEQSGVTSPPPPWLPALPEVVTLDELLDDFSDAVPTSESLKIPFGLADVPREQRRDVAAYDLAHDGHLSIVGANRSGRSYVLRAIAGSIGRLTDPRDVHIYGVDCGNNALLPLVGLPHTGAVVTRDQVDRMGRLLRRLQDTLAHRQQQLAVQGYADIAEQRANVDPDERLPYLVVLFDRWEGFYQAYESIENGRIVDGWMQILQEGAGVGIKMVVSGDRSLTVGRVSTLLEDKVMLRMLDPQEFSLVGLGRREVPDTMVDGRAFRAQNGAQELQTVLHGPDPSGTAQVAALQQISREAKARYADVAPQHRPFRLDILPPRVTITEARALGNEMADTLVPMAVGGDTLELKGLDALKHGPGLLVTGGRGTGRSTTLLSVAELQLESGWDVVLFTPRISPLRDLVGRPGVHGYFTPDSDRDEVEELLTTMAEVDRPNIVVVDDLELIDIDSWLAEALDKHLEALRDTGSVLLAAGSPVELSSQYRGLASSLKRSGSGIMLAPQSSSDTDMFNIMIPRSSIGLTLPPGGGYLVRAGQYERVQVVVPD; the protein is encoded by the coding sequence ATGAGGATGCTCGTCACCGTCGTCGTTGAAGGGCAGCCGCACGACGTCGCGGTCGATGTGGAGCAGGACGGCGTCGTCGCCGACTTGCAGACCGCGCTCGCCGCGCAGTTCCCTGCCGTCGTCGCAGGCACGCGGCCGTCACTGACCCTCGTCCGAGAGAGCAGCCCGGCGACGGCGCCAACGGGGCCGCCGCCAGATCTGTACCTCGGTCATGAGCTGCTCGATCCCGCAGCGCCGTTGCAGGAGAGCGCTGTTCGGCACGGGGCGATCATCGGATTGCGCGAGCCGATCGGCAATCCGTTGCACGAGCCGGACGGCCTGGTGGAGATCCGCGTGACAGGTGGAGCGGACTCCGGCCAGGTGGTGCGTTGGGACCCCGGTCAGTACACCGTGGGATCCGACCCGGCGAGTGACCTCGTGCTCGACGACCCGTCGTTGCCAGCCGCAGCCGCAGTCGTGACCGTGTCCGCAGATGCCCGCGTGCAGGTCGAGGCGGTCAGCGGGCTGTCCGACAGCCTTCGGCGGACGCCGCAGCGGTTTCGCCCATTGCGCGGACCGGTCGTCCTGCACGACGAGAACATGCCTGCTCCGGTCGTACGACGTCGGCGCTGGTGGCATCGACGTGGCGCCCACGCGTCAGCCGGCCGGGTGCTGCCTGAGGGCACACAGACGGTGGATCCGAACGAGCCCGCTCCGCTGATTCACCTCGAGCGGCGCCCGCTGCGCGGCCTGACGACATGGCACCCTGACGAGACGCTCAGCGTCGGGTCACGGCTGCTCCACCTCGCGCATCGGACGGCTCCGGATGCGTCTTTGTCGCCATCGCCCAGTGGGGCCACGCTCGACTTCAACCGGCCGCCTCGACTGCTCCCGCCGGATCGTCGGACCCACTTCACTCTGCCGCCCGAGCCGCAGCGCAGCGAGAAGGTGCCGTTTCCGCTGCTGATGATGCTCATCCCGGTGGCTATGGGCGGTGGCATGTACATGATGACCAAGAGCCCGTACTCCCTCTTGATCATCGCGCTGTCACCGCTGATGGCGTTGGGTGGCTACTCGACGCAGCGCCGGATGAACAAGACCCGCTACGCCACGGACATGAAGACGTGGACCGAGCGGATGAAGAAGATTCAGAGTCAGGCGCTCGACGGCCTGGTCGAGGAGCGTACGGCGCGGCGGCGCGACTTCGCCGATCCGGGCGAAGTGCTGATGATGGCGACAGGTCCGCGAGCACGACTGTGGGAACGGCGCCCGACCGACCCTGACTGGCTCGCCGCTCGACTCGGCACAGCTGACCAGGTGTCCGACGTCCAGGTCAAGGACCCCGAGCTCGAGGAGCACGAGGGGTCAGTGGAGTGGACCGCACCGGACGTCCCGGTGACCGTTGGACTGCGTGATGCGGGCGTCACCGGCATCGCCGGCCCGCGGGCTGAGCGGATGGCACTGGCACGCTGGGTGGTGGCACAGACCGCGGTCCTCCACTCGCCCACGCAGCTGTCGATGGTGATGCTGACCACCCGCGACGCGGAGGACGAGTGGTCGTGGGTGCGGTGGATGCCGCACCTGCGCTCCGACCCCGGAGACAGCGAGCTCGCGCACATCGGTACGGATGACCAGACCTGGGCTCGCCGTATCGGGGAGCTGTCGCAGCTCATGGCTGCCCGGGCGGCGGCTGCCAAAGGCGGCGGCTTCTCTCAGCAGAGTGCTGGTGGACTCGGACCTCCCGTGCTGGTCGTCCTCGACGGCTCCCGGGCGTTACGCCTCATCCCAGGCATGATCACGTTGCTGCAGGAGGGCCCGCGCCTGGGCATCTTGTTCCTCTGTCTCGATGACGACGCTCGTCTGCTGCCCGAGGAGTGTCAGGCCGTCGTCAACCTCGGCCAGGCTGAGGATGGGCCGGTCGCCACCGTCACGCAGACCGGCAAGCCGGCTGTTGAAGAAGTCCGCCTTGACCTGGTGACGGCGGGGTGGGCTGAGCGAGTCGCGCGATCGCTGGCTCCCGTTCGTGACGTGACGGATGGCGACGAGAGCTCGACACTTCCCGGATCATCACGACTCCTGGACGTCCTCGGTATCGGTGCCCCCGATCCTGAGGTTGTGCTGCAGCGCTGGCAGCAGGTCGGTCGTACGACGGAGGCCGTCATCGGGGAGGCCGCTGAGGGGCCGTTCGCGATCGATATCCGTACGGACGGTCCTCATGGACTGGTCGCCGGTACGACTGGCTCCGGTAAGTCCGAGCTGCTCCAGACGATCATCGCCTCGCTCGCGGTCTACAACCGCCCGGACGAGATGAACTTCGTTCTCGTCGACTACAAGGGCGGCGCGGCGTTCAAGGACTGCAACCGGCTGCCCCACACGGTCGGCATGGTCACCGACCTCGATGGCCACCTGACGACCCGGGCGCTCGAGAGCCTGGGTGCTGAGCTGCGTCGACGCGAGCACCAGCTGGCCGGTGCTGACGCGAAGGACATCGAGGACTACCTCGCGACCAAAGGCCCCGACGATGAGCCGATGCCACGTCTGCTGATCGTCATCGACGAGTTCGCCGCCCTCGTGGCCGAGCTCCCAGACTTCGTCACAGGTCTGGTCGACATCGCCCGCCGTGGTCGTTCCCTGGGCGTCCATCTCATCCTCGCGACGCAGCGCCCGGCCGGTGTCGTCAGCGCGGAGATCAAGTCCAACACCAACCTGCGTATCGCCTTGCGAGTAACGGACCCGACCGACTCCGATGACGTTCTGGAGTCTCCCGTCGCGGCCCAGATCATGAAGTCGACGCCGGGGCGGGCGTACGCGCGTCTGGGCCACTCCAGCCTCACCCCGTTCCAGTCCGCGCGAGTCGGTGGGCGCCCACGCGGCGCCGACACGAAGGCAGGCATCGCCCTGCGTCGGATGGCGTTCGGCGAGCTCGGCACTCCTGTCGACGGCCAGGTGATCGAGGCCGAGGAGGACGCCACCGTCCCGAGCGACTTGGCCTCCCTGGTCGTGGCGATGCGGCAGGCCTCCGAGCAGTCGGGAGTGACGTCGCCCCCGCCTCCGTGGCTCCCAGCGCTGCCCGAGGTGGTCACGCTCGATGAGCTCCTCGACGACTTCTCTGATGCCGTGCCGACATCGGAGTCGTTGAAGATCCCCTTCGGGCTGGCCGACGTACCGCGTGAGCAGCGACGGGACGTGGCGGCGTACGACCTGGCACACGACGGCCACCTCAGCATTGTCGGCGCGAACCGATCGGGACGGTCCTATGTGCTGCGCGCCATCGCCGGTTCGATCGGTCGACTGACAGATCCACGTGACGTACACATCTACGGCGTCGACTGCGGTAACAACGCACTGCTGCCTCTGGTCGGGCTACCGCACACCGGCGCTGTGGTGACGCGTGATCAGGTCGACCGCATGGGCCGTTTGCTCCGCCGGCTCCAGGACACTCTGGCTCACCGCCAGCAGCAGCTGGCGGTGCAGGGCTACGCCGACATCGCGGAGCAGCGCGCCAACGTCGATCCGGACGAACGGCTTCCCTACCTCGTCGTCCTGTTCGACCGGTGGGAGGGCTTCTATCAGGCGTACGAGAGCATCGAGAACGGTCGCATCGTCGACGGATGGATGCAGATCCTCCAAGAGGGCGCTGGTGTCGGGATCAAGATGGTCGTCTCCGGTGATCGTTCGCTGACCGTCGGCAGGGTGAGCACCCTGCTCGAGGACAAGGTGATGCTGCGGATGCTCGATCCGCAGGAGTTCTCTCTCGTGGGTCTGGGTCGGCGTGAGGTGCCCGACACGATGGTTGATGGCCGGGCGTTCCGCGCGCAGAACGGCGCTCAGGAGCTGCAGACGGTCCTTCACGGTCCCGATCCGTCCGGTACGGCACAGGTCGCTGCGCTCCAGCAGATCTCTCGAGAAGCCAAGGCGAGGTACGCCGACGTCGCGCCGCAGCATCGGCCGTTCCGGCTGGACATCCTCCCGCCTCGCGTCACGATCACCGAAGCCCGGGCACTGGGCAACGAGATGGCGGACACGTTGGTCCCGATGGCCGTCGGGGGCGACACCCTCGAGCTGAAGGGTCTGGACGCGCTGAAGCACGGGCCGGGTCTGCTGGTGACGGGTGGCCGAGGCACCGGCCGGTCCACGACGCTGTTGTCCGTTGCGGAGCTGCAGCTCGAATCCGGTTGGGATGTCGTGTTGTTCACGCCGCGCATCAGTCCGCTGCGAGATCTGGTGGGCCGCCCTGGAGTGCACGGATACTTCACCCCGGACAGTGATCGGGACGAGGTTGAAGAGCTGTTGACGACGATGGCGGAGGTGGACCGCCCGAACATCGTGGTCGTGGACGATCTGGAGCTGATCGACATCGACAGCTGGCTCGCGGAAGCCCTGGACAAGCACCTTGAGGCTTTGCGCGACACCGGGTCCGTCCTGCTGGCTGCCGGTTCCCCGGTCGAGCTCAGCAGTCAGTACCGGGGGCTCGCCTCCTCACTGAAGCGTTCGGGGAGCGGCATCATGCTGGCGCCCCAGTCGTCCTCGGACACGGACATGTTCAACATCATGATCCCGCGATCGTCGATCGGACTGACGTTGCCGCCTGGTGGCGGATACCTCGTACGGGCGGGCCAGTACGAGCGCGTGCAGGTGGTCGTACCCGATTGA
- a CDS encoding type II secretion system protein, whose translation MMGLSLLCGALVGVGVYAFVRVLLRPEPGVATMLARIEHGQRSMRTHTLTEMDSSFAGMSSGTRSVMARLADRLEVLVAERGWQLGRVRADLALMGRSVGAFLAVKVVTGLVFFFLAPVAWAALSIIGISLSSAVPVVLALTLGVFGFFIPDLALKSEAGVRRREFRRTVGVFLDLVAMNLAGGRGLPEALLAAATISEHWSLLRIRQSLANARLVGTTPWVALGELGEEIDLEELRDLGAALGLAAEDGAKIRLSLAARAATLRRKELTDAEGDEGERSQSMLVAQLLICTAFLIYLAYPAITRLLAT comes from the coding sequence ATGATGGGTCTGTCCTTGCTCTGCGGCGCTCTTGTCGGTGTCGGTGTCTACGCCTTCGTCCGCGTGCTGCTGCGTCCCGAGCCTGGAGTCGCGACCATGCTGGCCCGCATCGAGCACGGCCAGCGCTCGATGCGTACCCACACGCTGACCGAGATGGACAGCAGCTTCGCGGGGATGAGTTCTGGCACTCGCTCCGTCATGGCGCGGCTCGCCGACCGACTCGAGGTGCTCGTTGCCGAGCGCGGCTGGCAGCTCGGCCGAGTCCGAGCCGACCTTGCGCTCATGGGCCGCAGCGTCGGAGCCTTCCTCGCGGTCAAGGTCGTGACCGGTCTCGTGTTCTTCTTCCTGGCACCCGTCGCGTGGGCGGCGTTGTCGATCATCGGCATCTCGCTGTCGTCGGCTGTCCCTGTGGTTCTTGCCCTCACTCTCGGCGTGTTCGGATTCTTCATCCCGGACCTGGCCCTGAAGTCGGAGGCGGGCGTACGACGACGCGAGTTCCGGCGTACGGTCGGCGTCTTCCTCGACCTGGTCGCGATGAACCTCGCGGGTGGCCGCGGTCTCCCGGAGGCCCTTCTCGCGGCGGCCACCATCAGCGAGCACTGGTCGTTGCTGCGGATTCGCCAGAGCCTGGCCAACGCCAGGCTCGTGGGTACGACGCCGTGGGTTGCGCTGGGCGAGCTGGGTGAGGAGATCGACCTCGAGGAGCTGCGTGACCTCGGCGCTGCTCTCGGCCTCGCAGCGGAGGATGGCGCGAAGATCAGGTTGTCACTCGCGGCCCGCGCAGCGACGTTGCGCCGCAAGGAGCTGACCGACGCTGAGGGGGACGAGGGCGAGCGCTCCCAGTCGATGTTGGTCGCGCAGCTGCTGATCTGTACGGCATTCCTGATCTACCTCGCCTATCCGGCGATCACCCGGCTGCTCGCCACCTGA
- a CDS encoding HD domain-containing protein: MIDEAKDIARRAHAEQVDKAGHAYITHPARVAQRVAGDERAEAVAWLHDVVEDTAVTLADLAETFPAEVVAAVDAITRRKGEDGDDYYDRVARDPLALKVKLADLDDNSDPERLALLDEATRERLTRKYAHARQRLAQGAESPELD, from the coding sequence ATGATTGATGAGGCGAAGGACATTGCGCGTCGCGCGCATGCAGAGCAGGTCGACAAGGCGGGGCACGCGTACATCACGCACCCTGCTCGCGTCGCACAGCGGGTCGCCGGCGATGAGCGTGCTGAGGCGGTCGCGTGGTTGCACGACGTCGTTGAGGACACCGCCGTCACGCTCGCCGATCTGGCCGAGACGTTCCCCGCCGAGGTGGTTGCAGCCGTCGACGCCATCACCCGACGAAAGGGTGAGGACGGGGACGACTACTACGACCGCGTTGCCCGCGATCCGCTGGCGCTCAAGGTGAAGCTCGCAGACCTGGACGACAACAGCGACCCGGAGAGACTGGCACTGCTCGACGAGGCCACGCGCGAGCGCCTGACGCGCAAGTACGCGCACGCACGTCAGCGCCTCGCCCAAGGTGCGGAGTCACCAGAGCTCGACTGA